The following are from one region of the Streptomyces fradiae genome:
- a CDS encoding 2Fe-2S iron-sulfur cluster-binding protein, with protein MRLRTVVLVAGAALLAKRALRRRIDASPLWPLPALDVPVSGRGRQSTVTRHVLVAARTEPAEGVVQLRLEGSGLPEWQPGAHIDLVLPSGTVRQYSLCGDPGERDVYTVATRLIEAEQGGRGGSREVHEQLHVGTEIEIRGPRNRFPLASAPSYVFVAGGIGITPVLPMLRAAEAAGADWRLLYCGRSRATMPYLDEVEKLGGDRTTVVAEDTDGRPELGFLSDLPEGTEVHCCGPEGLMDAVSAALPEGRVPHLERFSATRMEGGTPFEVELRRTGRTLTVAGDQSVLSAVREAVPGVLYSCRQGFCGTCQQRVLAGEVDHRDELLTDAERADSMLICVSRCAGERLVLDL; from the coding sequence ATGCGTCTGCGTACCGTCGTCCTCGTCGCCGGGGCCGCGCTGCTCGCCAAGCGGGCGCTGCGGCGCCGGATCGACGCCTCCCCGCTGTGGCCGTTGCCCGCCCTCGACGTCCCGGTCTCGGGCCGCGGCCGGCAGTCCACCGTGACCCGGCACGTCCTGGTCGCCGCCCGCACCGAGCCCGCCGAGGGGGTCGTCCAGCTGCGCCTCGAGGGCTCCGGGCTGCCCGAGTGGCAGCCGGGCGCGCACATCGACCTGGTGCTGCCGTCCGGCACCGTCCGCCAGTACTCGCTCTGCGGCGACCCGGGCGAGCGCGACGTCTACACCGTCGCGACCCGGCTGATCGAGGCCGAACAGGGCGGTCGCGGCGGCTCGCGCGAGGTCCACGAGCAGCTCCACGTGGGCACCGAGATCGAGATCCGCGGCCCGCGCAACCGCTTCCCGCTGGCGTCCGCGCCCTCGTACGTCTTCGTCGCCGGCGGCATCGGGATCACGCCGGTCCTGCCCATGCTGCGCGCGGCGGAGGCGGCCGGGGCCGACTGGCGGCTGCTGTACTGCGGGCGCAGCCGGGCCACGATGCCGTATCTCGACGAGGTCGAGAAGCTGGGCGGCGACCGGACGACGGTCGTGGCGGAGGACACCGACGGGCGGCCGGAGCTCGGATTCCTCTCCGACCTCCCGGAAGGGACCGAGGTGCACTGCTGCGGGCCCGAGGGTCTGATGGACGCGGTGTCCGCCGCCCTGCCCGAGGGCCGGGTGCCGCATCTGGAGCGCTTCTCCGCGACCCGTATGGAGGGCGGTACGCCCTTCGAGGTCGAACTGCGGCGCACCGGGCGCACGTTGACCGTGGCGGGCGACCAGTCGGTGCTCTCGGCGGTGCGCGAGGCGGTCCCGGGCGTCCTGTACTCCTGCCGGCAGGGCTTCTGCGGGACCTGCCAACAGCGGGTCCTGGCGGGCGAGGTGGACCACCGCGACGAGCTGCTCACCGACGCCGAGCGCGCCGACTCGATGCTGATCTGCGTCTCGCGGTGCGCCGGGGAACGGCTCGTCCTCGATCTGTAG